A DNA window from Guyparkeria halophila contains the following coding sequences:
- the fliG gene encoding flagellar motor switch protein FliG — protein sequence MAQAPNTNLPQESPLVGLKGPEKAAILMMALGEESAAHIFGQLDPREVQKIGQAMAVLKNVTRPQIQAALDEFSDDLENQTGLALGSNDYIRNVLNRALGEDKAAGLLERISSQGNRRNLEFLKWMDARSIAEIIRYEHPQIIAIVLSHLESDQAAEILQMLPENTRTDIVLRIAHLEGVSPQALEELDDIMERQASGTQGGKSSKVGGVKIAAGIMNFLESNVEEELMGRVKETDEELGVQIEDLMFVFANLVDVEDRSLQVLLREVPADKLLLAMKGADSELKEKIFGNMSRRAAEMMRDDLETLGPTRLADVEAAQKEVLQVARQLSDEGKIALGGGGGDEFI from the coding sequence ATGGCCCAGGCACCCAACACCAACCTCCCGCAGGAAAGCCCGCTCGTCGGCCTCAAGGGGCCGGAAAAAGCGGCCATTCTGATGATGGCGCTGGGTGAAGAATCCGCGGCGCACATCTTCGGTCAACTCGACCCGCGCGAGGTGCAGAAGATCGGTCAGGCCATGGCGGTTCTGAAGAACGTCACCCGTCCGCAGATCCAGGCGGCGCTCGACGAGTTCTCCGACGACCTGGAGAACCAGACCGGTCTCGCGCTGGGCTCGAACGACTACATCCGTAACGTGCTCAACCGGGCGCTGGGCGAAGACAAGGCGGCGGGCCTGCTCGAGCGGATCTCGTCGCAGGGCAACCGGCGCAACCTCGAGTTTCTCAAGTGGATGGACGCGCGTTCGATCGCCGAGATCATCCGCTACGAGCACCCGCAGATCATCGCGATCGTGCTGTCGCACCTGGAAAGCGACCAGGCAGCGGAGATCCTGCAGATGCTGCCGGAGAACACCCGCACCGACATCGTCCTGCGGATCGCCCACCTCGAGGGGGTATCCCCCCAGGCCCTCGAGGAGCTCGACGACATCATGGAGCGTCAGGCGTCCGGCACCCAGGGTGGCAAGTCGTCCAAGGTCGGTGGGGTCAAGATTGCCGCCGGCATCATGAACTTCCTCGAATCCAATGTGGAAGAGGAGCTGATGGGACGCGTCAAGGAGACCGACGAAGAGCTGGGCGTCCAGATCGAGGACCTGATGTTCGTCTTTGCCAACCTGGTCGATGTCGAGGACCGCAGCCTGCAGGTTCTGCTGCGCGAGGTCCCGGCCGACAAGCTCCTGCTGGCGATGAAGGGCGCGGATTCCGAGCTCAAGGAAAAGATCTTCGGCAACATGTCGCGTCGGGCCGCCGAGATGATGCGCGACGACCTGGAGACCCTCGGCCCGACGCGCCTGGCCGACGTGGAGGCCGCGCAGAAGGAAGTCCTGCAGGTTGCCCGTCAGCTTTCCGACGAAGGCAAGATAGCCCTGGGCGGTGGTGGTGGCGATGAGTTCATCTGA
- the fliI gene encoding flagellar protein export ATPase FliI, with protein sequence MTDPGLRDPNTDVSLNWARRLMGTTARVDAPAAASEGRIVRVVGLALEARGLSALIGDQCEVTDPQGRRFEAEVVGFAEEATYLMPLETTQGVGPGCRVKNLGTASRVPMGEQLLGRVLDARGRPIDDGERLTGDASVNLHGRPINPLKRREITEPLDVGVRAINALMTVGRGQRMGIFAGSGVGKSVLLGMMTRYTRAQIIVVGLVGERGREVAEFVSEILDDEARQRAVVVAAPADSSALMRLHGANLASSIAEHFRDQGFDVLLLMDSLTRYAQAQREIGLAIGEPPATKGYPPSVFAHLPRLVERAGNSESRQGSLTAFYTVLVEGDDLNDPVADAARAILDGHIVLSREIAERGRFPAIDVEASISRLMPKLVDPDHLSLMRRFKELAATYRENRDLIAVGAYRRGQDARLDRVIDIQPDLEAFLSQSMDQPADMASSIDALVDLLHSA encoded by the coding sequence ATGACTGACCCCGGACTGCGTGACCCGAACACCGATGTGTCGCTGAACTGGGCGAGACGCCTGATGGGCACGACCGCCCGGGTGGATGCCCCGGCAGCGGCCTCGGAGGGGCGGATCGTGCGTGTCGTGGGGCTGGCGCTCGAGGCGCGCGGTCTGTCGGCGCTGATCGGCGATCAATGCGAGGTGACCGACCCGCAGGGGCGGCGCTTCGAGGCCGAGGTGGTCGGGTTTGCCGAGGAGGCGACCTACCTGATGCCGCTGGAGACCACCCAGGGCGTCGGTCCCGGCTGCCGGGTGAAGAACCTCGGCACGGCCAGCCGCGTGCCGATGGGCGAGCAATTGCTCGGGCGGGTGCTCGATGCCCGCGGTCGTCCGATCGACGACGGCGAGCGCCTGACCGGCGATGCGTCGGTCAATCTGCACGGTCGACCGATCAACCCCCTCAAGCGTCGCGAGATTACCGAACCGCTCGATGTGGGCGTGCGGGCGATCAACGCCCTGATGACGGTCGGGCGCGGTCAGCGCATGGGCATCTTTGCCGGCTCGGGCGTCGGCAAGAGCGTGCTGCTCGGCATGATGACCCGCTACACCCGCGCCCAGATCATCGTGGTCGGCCTGGTCGGCGAACGGGGGCGCGAGGTGGCCGAGTTCGTCAGCGAGATCCTGGATGACGAGGCGCGCCAGCGCGCCGTCGTCGTGGCCGCACCGGCCGACAGCTCCGCCCTGATGCGCCTGCACGGAGCGAACCTGGCTAGCTCGATCGCCGAGCATTTCCGCGATCAGGGCTTCGACGTCCTGTTGCTGATGGACTCGCTGACCCGTTACGCCCAGGCCCAGCGCGAGATCGGGCTGGCGATCGGTGAGCCGCCGGCGACCAAGGGCTATCCGCCGTCGGTGTTCGCGCACCTGCCCCGGCTGGTCGAGCGGGCCGGCAACAGCGAAAGCCGCCAGGGCAGTCTCACCGCCTTCTACACCGTGCTGGTCGAGGGTGACGATCTTAACGATCCGGTGGCCGATGCCGCCCGGGCGATCCTGGATGGGCACATCGTGCTGTCACGCGAGATCGCCGAGCGCGGCCGGTTCCCGGCGATCGACGTCGAGGCCTCGATCTCCCGGCTGATGCCCAAGCTGGTCGACCCGGATCATCTATCCTTGATGAGGCGATTCAAGGAGTTGGCGGCCACCTACCGCGAGAATCGCGACCTGATCGCGGTGGGCGCCTATCGCCGGGGTCAGGATGCGCGGCTGGATCGGGTGATCGATATCCAGCCCGACCTCGAGGCGTTCCTGTCGCAGTCGATGGACCAACCGGCCGACATGGCATCCAGCATCGATGCCCTGGTCGACCTGTTGCACTCGGCGTGA
- a CDS encoding flagellar export protein FliJ translates to MSDTQRLKSLGNAGRVMSHQADLASRRRREAQGELDAQRQRLADLEGYFTEYTNNLGFAAEGRNRAFALQNYRQFMARIEETIEHQRKVVRDLEEQLSKRANDSREAHARNESVDRLSQRYRDSIRRRADRAEQQVMDQHGAAKAARGGGTGGMQ, encoded by the coding sequence ATGAGTGACACACAGCGACTCAAGTCCCTGGGCAATGCCGGCCGAGTCATGAGTCATCAGGCCGACCTGGCCAGCCGTCGTCGTCGCGAGGCGCAGGGCGAACTGGACGCGCAGCGCCAGCGTCTTGCCGACCTGGAAGGCTATTTCACCGAATACACCAACAATCTGGGCTTTGCCGCCGAGGGGCGCAACCGCGCCTTTGCGCTGCAGAATTATCGTCAGTTCATGGCCCGGATCGAGGAGACCATCGAGCACCAGCGCAAGGTGGTCCGGGACTTGGAAGAGCAACTGAGCAAGCGGGCGAACGACTCCCGAGAGGCGCATGCGCGCAATGAATCGGTCGACCGTCTTAGCCAGCGCTACCGCGACTCGATCCGGCGGCGAGCCGACCGGGCCGAGCAACAGGTGATGGATCAGCACGGCGCGGCCAAGGCCGCGCGCGGGGGCGGAACAGGGGGAATGCAATGA
- a CDS encoding FliH/SctL family protein translates to MSSSDESPTLTRPLDASDWSELVGAWELPDFSAAPADEPAYELDPATAEELAEARAEAEQRGYEAGLQKGRDAGYQEGMAAAREEIESVENRLRGWLSHLERPLALLDDEVTEQLTALATQIARVMVAREVQADNSGLPSIAREALAALPVSARAVILRCAPADETALRELIDDSRFETLDLKPDPTVTAGGVVVESGDARVDASLANRWAATLDHLIGRVYPGPDQPVPDDAAARSGTDRSDRGDQLAGQAREAGESDAAVDAEASARTDAKPAPEADDPQSEEHRDD, encoded by the coding sequence ATGAGTTCATCTGACGAGTCGCCGACCCTCACCCGCCCGCTGGATGCCTCGGACTGGTCGGAGCTGGTGGGTGCCTGGGAACTGCCGGATTTCAGCGCCGCGCCCGCCGACGAGCCGGCCTACGAGCTCGACCCGGCGACGGCCGAGGAGCTTGCCGAGGCGCGTGCCGAGGCCGAGCAGCGCGGTTACGAGGCGGGCCTGCAGAAGGGCCGCGATGCCGGCTACCAGGAAGGCATGGCCGCGGCCCGCGAGGAGATCGAGAGCGTCGAGAACCGCCTGCGTGGCTGGCTGTCGCATCTCGAGCGCCCCCTGGCCCTGCTCGACGACGAGGTCACCGAGCAGCTCACGGCACTGGCCACCCAGATCGCGCGCGTCATGGTGGCTCGCGAGGTGCAGGCGGACAACAGCGGTTTGCCGTCGATCGCCCGCGAGGCCCTCGCGGCCCTGCCGGTTTCGGCCCGAGCGGTGATCCTGCGTTGCGCGCCGGCGGACGAGACGGCATTGCGTGAGTTGATCGATGACTCGCGCTTCGAGACGCTCGACCTCAAGCCCGATCCGACCGTCACCGCCGGCGGGGTGGTGGTCGAGTCGGGTGATGCCCGGGTGGATGCCAGTCTGGCCAACCGCTGGGCGGCGACGCTCGATCACCTGATCGGCCGGGTCTACCCCGGCCCGGACCAGCCGGTTCCCGACGACGCGGCCGCCCGTTCCGGGACGGACCGCTCCGATCGGGGCGATCAGCTGGCGGGGCAAGCGCGGGAGGCCGGAGAATCGGACGCCGCCGTGGATGCGGAGGCCAGCGCGCGCACGGATGCCAAGCCGGCGCCCGAGGCCGATGACCCCCAGTCGGAGGAGCACCGTGATGACTGA